One genomic window of Halovivax cerinus includes the following:
- a CDS encoding universal stress protein has product MTLVVPFDGSELAEAALVRATEFGTVFDEDVLAVSVVPNGNADYARERGWIDPDEDFDREAVVSTLHRQVTDLCPSADFRHKLVDRYAPTGSIANRLRAVARDEDASMVFIGSENAGHLVTAVSSVGGTVATDASYDVVIVRHRRPTKIATLRDASPHRTPKSDFYFPG; this is encoded by the coding sequence ATGACGCTCGTCGTTCCCTTCGACGGATCGGAACTGGCCGAGGCGGCGCTCGTCCGCGCCACAGAGTTCGGTACGGTCTTCGACGAAGATGTACTGGCCGTCAGTGTCGTCCCGAACGGAAACGCTGACTACGCACGAGAGCGCGGCTGGATCGACCCGGACGAAGACTTCGACAGGGAAGCCGTCGTTTCGACGTTACACAGGCAGGTGACCGATCTCTGCCCGAGCGCCGACTTCCGTCACAAGCTCGTCGATCGGTACGCTCCCACCGGCTCCATCGCGAACCGGCTGCGAGCCGTGGCGCGGGACGAAGACGCGTCGATGGTCTTCATCGGCAGCGAGAACGCCGGCCATCTCGTCACCGCGGTGAGTAGCGTCGGCGGAACCGTCGCGACGGACGCGTCCTACGACGTCGTCATCGTTCGACACCGCCGTCCGACCAAAATCGCCACACTCAGGGACGCCTCACCCCACCGAACCCCGAAATCGGATTTTTACTTCCCGGGGTAA
- the trpD gene encoding anthranilate phosphoribosyltransferase: MQAHVERVTNGTDLSQPQAKAAATALFEEATEAQIGALLAGLRAKGETEAEIAGFAEGMRAAARTVDPDCEPLVDTCGTGGDDYDTINVSTTSAIVAAGTGVPIAKHGNAAVSSSSGSTDVLTELGVEVREDPAAVEAAIERDGIGYLHAPAFHPAMKAVSGPRRELAMRTIFNVLGPLTNPAGADAQVVGVYDPDLVPVLANALARLPVERALVVHGAGTDEIAIHGRTQVAEVSGSTVSEYSITPADLGLDRHSIAAIEGGSPSENAAALEGIVSGEIEDARRDVVLANAGAAVYVAGDVSSLSEGVELAREAIETGDAAATLDRLRGVPAR, encoded by the coding sequence ATGCAGGCCCACGTCGAACGCGTTACGAACGGAACGGACCTCAGTCAGCCCCAGGCGAAGGCGGCCGCGACGGCCCTCTTCGAGGAGGCGACGGAGGCACAGATCGGCGCCCTCCTCGCGGGGTTGCGAGCGAAGGGTGAGACCGAGGCGGAGATCGCGGGGTTCGCGGAGGGGATGCGTGCGGCCGCGCGGACGGTCGACCCGGATTGTGAACCACTCGTCGATACCTGCGGGACCGGTGGCGACGACTACGACACCATCAACGTCTCCACCACGAGCGCGATCGTCGCGGCGGGCACGGGGGTTCCCATCGCGAAGCACGGGAACGCCGCCGTCTCGTCTTCGTCCGGGAGTACGGACGTCCTGACGGAACTCGGGGTCGAGGTACGAGAGGACCCCGCCGCCGTCGAAGCGGCGATCGAACGCGACGGGATCGGATACCTCCACGCGCCGGCGTTCCACCCGGCGATGAAGGCCGTCAGCGGTCCGCGCCGGGAACTCGCGATGCGGACGATCTTCAACGTCCTCGGTCCGCTTACCAATCCCGCCGGGGCGGACGCACAGGTCGTCGGCGTCTACGACCCCGACCTCGTTCCGGTACTCGCGAACGCCCTCGCTCGACTGCCGGTCGAGCGTGCCCTCGTCGTCCACGGCGCCGGGACCGACGAGATCGCTATTCACGGACGGACGCAGGTCGCCGAAGTCTCGGGGTCCACCGTCTCGGAGTACTCGATCACACCCGCCGATCTCGGACTCGACCGCCACTCGATCGCGGCCATCGAGGGTGGCTCGCCGTCGGAAAACGCGGCCGCGCTCGAGGGGATCGTCTCGGGCGAGATCGAAGATGCACGGCGCGACGTCGTCCTCGCGAACGCGGGCGCCGCCGTCTACGTCGCGGGGGACGTTTCGTCACTCTCTGAGGGGGTCGAACTGGCCCGCGAGGCGATCGAGACCGGCGACGCGGCGGCCACGCTCGACCGACTCCGCGGTGTGCCCGCCCGATGA
- a CDS encoding phosphoribosylanthranilate isomerase, which yields MTVDGSTAGARPDAETASRPRVKICGLTRPADVDAAIDAGADAVGVVCDVPIETPREVTAERAADLIDRVPSSVTSVLVTMVTDVERVSRLAGRVDPDAIQLHGGVGVGELASLRSRLDALLFVAVDAGADEVPSHYDELADALVIDSVDESGAGGTGETHDWRTTEERAASLASPVVLAGGLTPSNVARAVAVAHPFAVDVSTGIETAAGVKDHDAVRTFVERARAASVETERP from the coding sequence ATGACGGTCGACGGCTCGACCGCCGGCGCTCGTCCTGACGCCGAGACGGCCAGTCGGCCGCGTGTGAAGATCTGCGGGCTCACCCGTCCGGCAGACGTCGACGCCGCGATCGACGCTGGCGCCGACGCCGTCGGAGTCGTCTGTGACGTGCCGATCGAGACGCCGCGAGAGGTGACCGCCGAGCGAGCCGCCGATTTGATCGATCGGGTACCGTCCTCGGTCACGAGTGTCCTCGTCACGATGGTGACGGACGTCGAACGCGTCTCTCGACTGGCCGGACGGGTCGACCCCGACGCGATCCAGCTTCACGGCGGCGTCGGTGTCGGTGAACTGGCCTCGTTGCGCTCGCGTCTGGACGCGTTACTCTTCGTCGCCGTCGACGCGGGCGCGGACGAGGTCCCCTCGCACTACGACGAACTGGCCGACGCCCTCGTGATCGACTCCGTCGACGAGTCGGGGGCTGGCGGTACCGGCGAGACGCACGACTGGCGAACGACCGAAGAGCGAGCGGCGTCCCTCGCGTCACCGGTCGTCCTCGCCGGCGGACTCACCCCGTCGAACGTCGCGAGAGCGGTCGCGGTCGCCCACCCGTTCGCCGTCGACGTCTCGACGGGAATCGAGACGGCCGCGGGCGTCAAGGACCACGATGCGGTCCGTACCTTCGTCGAGCGAGCGAGAGCCGCGTCCGTCGAGACGGAGCGTCCATGA
- the trpE gene encoding anthranilate synthase component I, which yields MTRPALSLDREEFVALAGDGDERPAVVHTVANLDVETTPVAAYAALSGRPAGPDGDAGAATDGRADRYAFLLESAGKTASSDPDGAFRPNDAGSDRHARYSYVGYDPAAIVTVDPDGTSIEAISPDAPVDLVETDVPGDDLDALRAAVPDVRLANPPSYDRQHFDGGLVGFLAYDAVYDLWLEEVGVERPPSPVPDAQFLLTTKTLAFDEREGTISLVCTPIVDRETEPGQLYDDLSREAARVLDRLRDAGVPETGGFAPGDERAGERADYEAIVRRAKDHVRDGDVYQCVVSRSRKLDGEIDPLALYTSLRACNPSPYMYLLAHGDRTVVGASPETLVSVHGDRVEVNPIAGTCDRGPNPVEDRRLAGELLADDKERAEHTMLVDLARNDVRRVSNPGSVRVEDFMTVRKYSHVQHIESTVTGELASDADAFDATRATFPAGTLAGAPKIRAMELIDEFETRPRGLYGGGVGYYSWTGDADFAIVIRTATIEHGVGSSSQGRTQSERESATRDDVSRRGRDRIVVQAGAGLVADSDPASEYEETEAKMGGVLTALDRIAVDGDGASESTDAADVDRRSTADSDRRLEADR from the coding sequence ATGACGCGACCGGCGCTTTCGCTCGACCGTGAGGAGTTCGTCGCCCTCGCCGGCGACGGTGACGAACGGCCGGCGGTCGTCCACACCGTGGCCAATCTCGACGTCGAGACGACGCCGGTGGCGGCCTACGCCGCACTCTCCGGTCGGCCTGCGGGACCGGACGGCGACGCGGGAGCGGCCACTGACGGGCGAGCCGATCGCTACGCGTTCCTGTTGGAGAGCGCGGGGAAGACGGCTTCGAGCGATCCAGACGGTGCGTTCCGGCCGAACGACGCCGGGTCAGACCGACACGCGCGATATTCTTACGTCGGTTACGACCCGGCGGCTATCGTCACCGTCGACCCGGACGGAACGTCGATCGAGGCCATCTCGCCCGACGCACCGGTAGACCTGGTCGAGACGGACGTCCCGGGCGACGACCTGGACGCGCTCCGCGCCGCAGTGCCGGACGTGCGTCTCGCGAACCCGCCCTCGTACGATCGCCAGCACTTCGACGGCGGCCTCGTCGGGTTTCTCGCGTACGACGCCGTCTACGATCTGTGGCTGGAGGAGGTGGGGGTCGAGCGACCCCCGTCGCCGGTGCCGGACGCCCAATTCCTGCTGACGACGAAGACCCTCGCATTCGACGAGCGTGAGGGAACGATCTCGCTCGTGTGTACCCCGATCGTCGACCGGGAAACCGAGCCGGGTCAGCTCTACGACGACCTCAGCCGGGAAGCGGCACGGGTCCTGGATCGGCTCCGCGACGCCGGAGTGCCCGAGACGGGCGGATTCGCCCCTGGAGACGAACGCGCCGGCGAACGGGCCGACTACGAGGCGATCGTCCGCCGGGCGAAAGACCACGTCCGCGACGGTGACGTCTATCAGTGTGTCGTCTCTCGATCCCGGAAACTCGACGGTGAGATCGACCCGCTCGCGCTGTACACATCGCTGCGTGCGTGCAATCCCTCGCCGTACATGTACCTGCTCGCCCACGGCGACCGCACCGTCGTCGGCGCGAGCCCGGAGACGCTCGTGTCCGTTCACGGCGACCGGGTCGAGGTGAATCCGATCGCTGGAACGTGTGATCGGGGACCGAACCCGGTCGAGGATCGTCGTCTCGCGGGCGAACTGCTGGCGGACGACAAAGAGCGGGCCGAGCACACGATGCTGGTCGACCTCGCGCGTAACGACGTTCGCCGGGTATCGAACCCGGGGAGCGTCCGCGTCGAGGACTTCATGACCGTCCGCAAGTACAGCCACGTCCAGCACATCGAGTCGACCGTCACGGGCGAACTCGCATCGGACGCCGACGCGTTCGACGCGACGCGGGCGACGTTCCCGGCCGGAACGCTCGCCGGGGCGCCGAAGATCCGCGCCATGGAACTCATCGACGAATTCGAGACCCGTCCGCGCGGCCTCTACGGTGGCGGTGTGGGGTACTACTCGTGGACGGGCGACGCCGATTTTGCGATCGTGATCAGGACGGCCACGATCGAACATGGAGTGGGGTCGTCTTCGCAGGGACGGACCCAGAGCGAACGTGAATCGGCCACGCGAGACGATGTATCGCGTCGAGGTCGTGATCGGATCGTCGTCCAGGCGGGCGCCGGGCTCGTCGCCGACAGCGACCCGGCGTCCGAGTACGAAGAGACGGAGGCGAAGATGGGTGGCGTCCTGACCGCGCTCGATCGGATCGCGGTCGACGGGGACGGCGCGAGCGAGTCGACGGATGCGGCCGACGTCGATCGTCGATCGACGGCCGACTCCGACCGACGACTGGAGGCCGACCGATGA
- the trpG gene encoding anthranilate synthase component II, which produces MSASDRSRTDDRRPSVLVVDNYDSFTYNLVEYLSAHAEPTVVTNTASIEAIRDAEPDAIVLSPGPGHPKNDRDVGVTRAVLTELSPRIPTFGVCLGLEAAVYEYGGRIGRAPEPVHGKASQIDHDGAGVFDGLEQGLLVGRYHSLVATEVPSCFDVTATTDHGDETLVMGVRHRTYPLSCVQFHPESVLTGRGHGIVENFVWSAESDASSRQPR; this is translated from the coding sequence ATGAGCGCGTCCGATCGATCCAGAACCGACGACCGTCGGCCGTCGGTCCTCGTCGTCGACAACTACGACTCCTTCACGTACAACCTCGTGGAGTACCTGAGCGCGCACGCGGAGCCGACGGTCGTCACGAACACCGCCTCGATCGAAGCGATTCGCGATGCCGAACCGGACGCGATCGTCCTGAGCCCCGGGCCCGGTCACCCGAAGAACGATCGCGACGTCGGCGTCACGCGAGCGGTCCTGACGGAACTGAGCCCACGAATTCCCACGTTCGGCGTCTGCCTGGGGCTGGAGGCGGCCGTTTACGAGTACGGTGGACGGATCGGCCGCGCACCCGAACCCGTTCACGGCAAGGCCTCACAGATCGACCACGACGGCGCGGGCGTCTTCGACGGTCTCGAACAGGGCCTTCTCGTCGGTCGGTATCACTCCCTGGTCGCGACCGAGGTGCCGTCGTGTTTCGACGTGACTGCGACGACGGATCACGGTGACGAGACGCTCGTCATGGGGGTTCGACACCGGACGTATCCGCTTTCGTGCGTGCAGTTCCACCCGGAGAGCGTACTCACGGGTCGCGGCCACGGGATCGTCGAGAACTTCGTTTGGTCGGCCGAATCGGACGCGTCGTCGCGTCAGCCCAGGTAG
- a CDS encoding amidohydrolase family protein: protein MTTPTALENADGPRAIDTHAHQPTSEFLHDAGGQMMRDAADRFGADLETDTYENMIAEYREAGVGRAVLLGWDAETNTGNPPVPNDYVAEVRDEHEDFFIGFGSVDPLKDDCVEEAIRCVEDLGLSGFKFQQIAQGFDPSDPEHDELFATIEDLGVPVVFHGGNSTLGACSAGGRGLKIKYGNPMLIDDVAADHPDLQILLAHPAFPWEREQLAICQQKGNVYMDLSGWMPRYIDDQVVHYAKTLLSDKVMFGTDYPMIEPDPWLSQFAELDLSEDIQRKLLWENAEEFFGL, encoded by the coding sequence ATGACGACGCCGACGGCGCTCGAGAACGCGGACGGACCGCGGGCGATCGACACGCACGCCCATCAACCGACGAGCGAGTTTCTCCACGACGCGGGTGGCCAGATGATGCGCGACGCGGCCGACCGCTTCGGCGCGGATCTGGAAACCGACACCTACGAGAACATGATCGCCGAGTACCGCGAGGCGGGTGTCGGCCGCGCCGTCCTGCTCGGCTGGGACGCCGAGACCAACACGGGAAACCCGCCGGTACCGAACGATTACGTCGCCGAGGTACGTGACGAGCACGAGGACTTCTTCATCGGATTCGGCTCCGTCGACCCGCTGAAGGACGACTGCGTCGAGGAGGCGATACGTTGCGTCGAGGACCTGGGCCTCTCCGGGTTCAAGTTCCAGCAGATCGCGCAGGGGTTCGATCCGTCCGACCCGGAACACGACGAGCTCTTCGCCACTATCGAAGACCTCGGCGTACCGGTCGTCTTCCACGGCGGGAACTCGACGCTCGGCGCCTGCTCGGCCGGCGGTCGCGGCCTCAAGATCAAGTACGGTAACCCGATGCTGATCGACGACGTCGCCGCGGACCACCCTGACCTGCAGATCCTGCTCGCCCACCCGGCGTTCCCGTGGGAGCGAGAACAGCTCGCGATCTGCCAGCAGAAGGGCAACGTGTACATGGACCTCTCGGGGTGGATGCCCCGGTACATCGACGATCAGGTCGTCCACTACGCCAAGACGCTCCTTTCGGACAAGGTCATGTTCGGCACGGACTACCCGATGATCGAACCCGACCCGTGGCTCTCGCAGTTCGCGGAACTCGACCTCTCCGAGGACATTCAGCGAAAACTCCTCTGGGAAAACGCCGAGGAGTTCTTCGGGTTGTAA
- a CDS encoding adenosylcobalamin-dependent ribonucleoside-diphosphate reductase, with protein sequence MSGSERAVDEITLPVKRTDGETLAERMTANAYENILPARYLRKDADGELIESQEDLFERVGKNIALAEAVYEADNQDVEITVTPDQLKPGHPRRDELAAEVFGAGTTTDDDVETSLTEHNVNKFAYDTIVPELPASVREHVEDVTETFVDGMSNLSFMPNSPTLMNAGDELQQLSACFVMSPDDDLSDIHETAKKAAEVFQSGGGVGYGFWQLRPFGDSVGSTGGIASGPITFMRTYDQLCETIAQGGTRRGAQMGIMRVSHPDVIEFIHAKNKDVSLAHTLRLNDPDDYTYTTFSEALEEARDLIDEDGRVPKHLRNAVEGHLSNFNISVGVTDTFMEALQNGEEYTFTNPRTEEPHIATEETKEMYGRYDLDEHVEVGEPLSVPAELVWERIVEGAHENGEPGVIYLERVNKEHSFDVEKHPEHRIKATNPCGEQPLEEFEACNLGHINLSTLADLDSPDWRVWADEHADEYASREAAIDAFLQEAIDFEEFDERIEYGTRFLENVVTMSDFPVEEIEQTVRDMRKIGLGIMGLAQLYVQLGVRYGSDAGNEIARQLMTHINHEAKWTSHELALERGSFNDWDDSKYADPQDYTDWFEQQTGLDAEKYPDGFPIRNHNVTTIAPTGTTSMVGNTTGGCEPIYNVAYYKNVTDDVQGDEMLVEFDDYFLRTLEDNDIDVDAVKAEAQEQMATNEFDGVEGLDTVPDAIGELFVITSDLSAKDHAAVQCACQAGVDSAISKTVNAPNDSSLEDAKEVFEWVYENGGKGVTYYRDGTRSKQVLTTRADNAEFADEDEAAEVIVEQIREIFGSLEAFFESEDVLAVADEELSSLLSGDVDYTEKRERPDSLHGVSQRIDTGYGKVYVTINEDPETGQPFELFANIGHSGGFTNSFTEALAKVISTALRSGVDPREIVDELCGTRSPKVAWDKGEQIQSIPDAIGTAMRRYLDDEIDKPYPKQQTLEESADEIGPEAEVRTAAIEHEDTETDGGAAARPADATQSTDATQDLIDAGESPECPDCGALSLYFSEGCKTCESCGWSEC encoded by the coding sequence ATGAGCGGGTCCGAGCGCGCGGTGGACGAGATCACACTGCCCGTCAAGCGCACCGATGGCGAGACCCTCGCCGAGCGGATGACGGCGAACGCCTACGAGAACATCCTCCCCGCTCGGTACCTTCGCAAGGACGCCGACGGCGAGTTGATCGAGAGCCAGGAGGACCTCTTCGAGCGCGTCGGCAAGAACATCGCTCTGGCCGAAGCGGTCTACGAGGCGGACAACCAGGACGTCGAGATCACGGTCACCCCCGACCAGTTGAAGCCCGGCCACCCCCGTCGAGACGAGCTGGCCGCCGAGGTCTTCGGTGCGGGAACCACCACCGACGACGACGTCGAGACCTCCCTCACCGAGCACAACGTCAACAAGTTCGCCTACGACACGATCGTTCCCGAGCTCCCGGCGTCCGTCCGCGAACACGTCGAGGACGTGACCGAGACGTTCGTCGATGGCATGTCGAACCTCTCGTTCATGCCGAACTCCCCCACGCTGATGAACGCCGGCGACGAACTCCAGCAGCTGTCTGCGTGCTTCGTCATGAGCCCGGACGACGACCTCTCGGACATTCACGAGACGGCCAAGAAGGCCGCAGAGGTCTTCCAGTCCGGCGGCGGCGTCGGCTACGGATTCTGGCAACTCCGCCCCTTCGGCGACTCGGTCGGCTCGACGGGCGGCATCGCGTCGGGCCCGATCACGTTCATGCGCACGTACGACCAGCTCTGTGAGACCATCGCCCAGGGCGGAACGCGCCGCGGCGCCCAGATGGGTATCATGCGCGTCTCGCACCCCGACGTCATCGAGTTCATCCACGCGAAGAACAAGGACGTCTCGCTCGCGCACACGCTCCGTCTCAACGACCCCGACGACTACACGTACACCACGTTCTCGGAAGCGCTGGAGGAGGCTCGCGATCTCATCGACGAGGACGGCCGGGTCCCCAAGCACCTGCGAAACGCCGTCGAGGGCCACCTCTCTAACTTCAACATCTCTGTCGGCGTCACCGACACCTTCATGGAAGCGCTCCAGAACGGCGAGGAGTACACGTTTACCAATCCCAGAACTGAGGAACCCCACATCGCCACGGAAGAGACCAAGGAGATGTACGGTCGGTACGATCTCGACGAACACGTCGAGGTTGGCGAACCCCTCTCCGTGCCAGCAGAACTCGTCTGGGAGCGCATCGTCGAGGGTGCCCACGAGAACGGCGAACCTGGCGTGATCTACTTAGAACGGGTGAACAAGGAGCACTCCTTCGACGTCGAGAAGCACCCCGAACACCGGATCAAGGCGACGAACCCCTGTGGGGAGCAGCCGCTCGAAGAGTTCGAGGCCTGTAACCTCGGCCACATCAACCTGAGCACCCTCGCCGACCTCGACTCCCCTGACTGGCGCGTCTGGGCCGACGAGCACGCCGACGAGTACGCGAGCCGCGAAGCGGCGATCGACGCGTTCCTCCAGGAGGCCATCGACTTCGAGGAGTTCGACGAGCGTATCGAGTACGGTACGCGCTTCCTCGAGAACGTCGTCACCATGTCGGACTTCCCGGTCGAGGAGATCGAGCAGACGGTTCGCGACATGCGCAAGATCGGCCTCGGTATCATGGGGCTGGCCCAGCTGTACGTCCAGCTCGGCGTGCGCTACGGGAGCGACGCGGGCAACGAGATCGCTCGCCAGCTGATGACCCACATCAATCACGAGGCGAAGTGGACGAGTCACGAACTCGCCCTCGAACGCGGTTCCTTCAACGACTGGGACGACTCGAAGTACGCCGACCCGCAGGACTACACCGACTGGTTCGAACAGCAGACGGGTCTCGACGCCGAGAAGTACCCCGACGGCTTCCCGATCCGCAATCACAACGTCACGACCATCGCGCCGACGGGCACGACATCGATGGTCGGTAACACCACTGGCGGCTGCGAGCCCATCTACAACGTCGCCTACTACAAGAACGTCACCGACGACGTCCAGGGAGACGAGATGCTCGTCGAGTTCGACGACTACTTCCTCCGTACCTTAGAGGACAACGACATCGACGTCGATGCCGTCAAAGCCGAAGCACAAGAACAGATGGCTACCAACGAGTTCGACGGCGTCGAGGGGCTCGACACCGTTCCGGACGCCATCGGCGAGCTGTTCGTCATCACGTCGGACCTCTCCGCGAAGGACCACGCCGCGGTCCAGTGTGCCTGTCAGGCTGGCGTCGACTCGGCCATCTCGAAGACGGTCAACGCGCCCAACGACTCCTCGCTCGAGGACGCAAAGGAGGTATTCGAGTGGGTCTACGAGAACGGCGGCAAGGGCGTCACCTACTACCGCGACGGGACCCGTTCGAAGCAGGTACTCACCACGCGGGCGGACAACGCCGAGTTCGCCGACGAGGACGAAGCCGCAGAAGTCATCGTCGAGCAGATCCGCGAGATCTTCGGCAGCCTCGAGGCGTTCTTCGAGAGCGAGGACGTCCTGGCCGTCGCCGATGAGGAACTGTCGTCGCTACTCTCTGGTGACGTCGACTACACCGAAAAACGAGAGCGACCCGACTCGCTCCACGGCGTCAGTCAGCGCATCGACACCGGCTACGGCAAGGTCTACGTGACGATCAACGAGGATCCCGAGACCGGCCAGCCGTTCGAACTCTTCGCGAACATCGGTCACTCCGGCGGCTTCACCAACTCCTTCACAGAGGCGCTCGCGAAGGTCATCTCGACCGCGCTACGAAGCGGCGTCGATCCTCGCGAGATCGTCGACGAACTCTGCGGAACGCGCAGTCCGAAGGTCGCCTGGGACAAGGGCGAGCAGATCCAGTCGATCCCGGACGCGATCGGCACCGCGATGCGTCGCTACCTCGACGACGAGATCGACAAACCGTACCCAAAGCAGCAGACTCTGGAGGAGTCCGCCGACGAGATCGGTCCGGAGGCCGAGGTCCGGACGGCGGCGATCGAACACGAAGATACCGAGACTGACGGCGGTGCGGCCGCCCGGCCGGCGGACGCCACACAATCGACGGACGCCACGCAGGATCTGATCGACGCCGGCGAATCACCGGAGTGTCCCGACTGCGGTGCACTCTCGCTGTACTTCTCGGAAGGGTGCAAGACCTGCGAATCCTGCGGTTGGAGCGAGTGCTGA
- a CDS encoding HVO_2523 family zinc finger protein — protein sequence MADPSESTHGGTETSGPACPLCEAGMYKRHCKYVCPHHGVVYDCSDPFR from the coding sequence ATGGCCGATCCGTCCGAGTCGACCCACGGCGGAACTGAGACGAGCGGGCCGGCCTGCCCGCTCTGCGAGGCGGGGATGTACAAACGTCACTGTAAGTACGTCTGTCCGCACCACGGCGTCGTCTACGACTGCTCTGATCCGTTTCGGTGA
- a CDS encoding response regulator transcription factor, with protein MAAKPTILVVDDERELADLYATWVDGEYVVRTAYNGSEALTRVDDDVDIVLLDRRMPDLSGDEVLERIRELGLDCWVIMVTAVDPGLDIVELDVDDYVTKPVSRSTLIRIIENLRVQSRYTDTERRQLAAVSNKMESLESDSQIDGVRETDAYRDLEEDLKQLSDSLVDEFDEVE; from the coding sequence ATGGCAGCCAAACCGACCATCCTCGTCGTCGACGACGAACGGGAACTCGCAGATCTCTACGCAACCTGGGTCGACGGCGAGTACGTCGTCCGGACCGCATACAACGGGTCCGAGGCGCTAACGCGAGTCGACGACGACGTCGACATCGTGTTGCTGGATCGCCGTATGCCCGATCTATCGGGAGACGAGGTACTAGAGCGGATACGCGAACTGGGTCTCGATTGCTGGGTGATCATGGTCACGGCCGTGGATCCGGGACTCGATATCGTCGAACTCGACGTCGACGACTACGTGACCAAGCCCGTGAGCCGATCGACGTTGATCCGAATCATCGAGAACCTGCGCGTTCAATCGCGCTACACCGATACGGAGCGCCGGCAACTCGCTGCGGTCTCGAACAAGATGGAGTCGCTCGAATCCGACAGTCAAATCGACGGCGTCCGTGAAACCGACGCCTACAGGGATCTGGAGGAGGACTTAAAGCAGTTGAGCGACTCACTCGTCGACGAGTTCGACGAGGTGGAGTGA
- a CDS encoding TVP38/TMEM64 family protein: protein MSSVPDRGIVAFGLVATAVTVGLLVSPERVVVTLEAVAADPVVFGLVVAGCYLLRPALAWPTTPLAGLVGFGFGIVAGVPIALAGVVVTVTPTFLVATRVDGGHGSVSIDTTDGGRAARARAYVDRFYETVGPTRGVVASRLAPIPSDVATLGAAVHGVSLPRFLVGTAIGELPWTIAAVTVGASAATLSEASVRSIDPTLVVGGLLASALVLAGPLYRSVSDQTTQQTGTP, encoded by the coding sequence ATGTCGTCCGTACCGGACCGTGGAATCGTCGCGTTCGGACTCGTCGCCACGGCGGTCACGGTGGGGTTGCTCGTTTCTCCGGAGCGGGTCGTCGTCACGCTCGAAGCCGTGGCCGCCGACCCGGTCGTCTTCGGACTCGTCGTCGCCGGTTGCTACCTTCTCCGTCCCGCACTCGCCTGGCCGACGACGCCGCTCGCGGGCCTCGTCGGATTCGGGTTCGGGATCGTCGCCGGCGTTCCGATCGCCCTCGCCGGCGTGGTCGTAACGGTCACGCCGACGTTCCTGGTGGCCACACGGGTAGACGGCGGACACGGTTCGGTGTCGATCGACACCACGGACGGTGGTCGGGCGGCCCGTGCGCGGGCCTACGTCGACCGATTTTACGAGACGGTCGGGCCGACGCGGGGCGTGGTCGCCTCGCGACTCGCCCCGATTCCCTCGGACGTCGCGACCCTCGGCGCAGCCGTCCACGGCGTCTCACTCCCGCGGTTCCTCGTCGGAACGGCCATCGGAGAGTTACCCTGGACGATCGCCGCCGTGACGGTCGGCGCGTCGGCCGCGACGCTCTCCGAGGCCAGCGTTCGATCGATCGATCCGACGCTCGTCGTCGGAGGGCTCCTCGCGAGCGCCCTCGTCCTCGCAGGCCCGCTCTATCGATCGGTCAGCGACCAGACCACACAACAGACGGGAACGCCGTAA
- a CDS encoding DUF5830 family protein — MDDRVERGLALLVRLEHESLSLSDTIDRLEAVTTDPTAIRTILDEAETRGVIDREDATVRPRRHQYLRFGRDVISKDGEFSCRRCGASLSTGYFMDLDAGEIGPFGSTCIRKVLGRE, encoded by the coding sequence ATGGACGACCGAGTCGAACGGGGGCTGGCATTGCTCGTCCGGCTCGAACACGAGTCACTCTCCCTTTCGGACACCATCGATCGGCTCGAAGCCGTCACGACCGACCCGACAGCGATTCGGACGATCCTGGACGAGGCGGAGACGCGCGGAGTCATCGACCGGGAGGACGCGACTGTCCGACCGCGACGTCACCAGTACCTTCGATTCGGCCGCGACGTGATCTCGAAGGACGGCGAGTTTTCGTGCCGACGGTGTGGTGCGTCGCTCTCGACCGGGTACTTCATGGACCTCGACGCGGGCGAGATCGGTCCGTTCGGCTCGACGTGTATCAGGAAGGTACTGGGTCGGGAGTGA